A DNA window from Arachis hypogaea cultivar Tifrunner chromosome 18, arahy.Tifrunner.gnm2.J5K5, whole genome shotgun sequence contains the following coding sequences:
- the LOC112773228 gene encoding LOW QUALITY PROTEIN: gibberellin 3-beta-dioxygenase 1-like (The sequence of the model RefSeq protein was modified relative to this genomic sequence to represent the inferred CDS: inserted 1 base in 1 codon) produces the protein MPSLSEAYHSHPVEVHHHKHPDFKSLQELPDSYAWTHPEDHALAINTTSSNFGSVPVIDLSDRNATRLIGHACRTWGAFQVVNHGVPLSLLDHIQWVGQTLFSLSTHQKLKATRSPDGVTGYGLARISSFFPKLMWSEGFTILGSPLEHFQKLWPQDYAKYCDIVVEYDETMKKLAGKLMGLMLDSLGISKEELKWACPNKGPLFKDTCGALQLNSYPTCPDPDRXMGLAPHTDSTLLTILYQNNISGLQVHRESTGWVTVPPIPGALVVNVGDLFHILSNGLYPSVLHRVLVNRSKQRFSVAYLYGPPSNVEICPHAKLVGPTRPALYRAVTWNEYLGTKAKHFNKALSSFQLCAPKNGLFDVNESHKNSVQVG, from the exons ATGCCTTCACTCTCCGAAGCCTACCATTCCCACCCTGTGGAGGTTCACCACCACAAGCACCCTGATTTCAAGTCCCTTCAAGAATTACCGGATTCGTACGCTTGGACACACCCAGAAGATCATGCTCTCGCCATCAATACTACTTCTTCCAACTTTGGTAGCGTTCCGGTCATTGACCTATCTGACCGGAACGCAACCAGGCTTATAGGGCATGCATGCAGGACCTGGGGTGCTTTCCAGGTCGTGAATCATGGGGTGCCCTTAAGCCTCCTTGACCACATTCAGTGGGTCGGTCAGACTCTCTTCTCACTCTCGACTCACCAAAAGCTCAAAGCCACTCGCTCTCCAGATGGAGTGACCGGCTATGGCCTCGCACGCATCTCCTCCTTCTTCCCCAAGCTCATGTGGTCCGAGGGCTTCACCATCCTTGGATCCCCTCTTGAACATTTCCAAAAACTCTGGCCCCAGGATTACGCTAAATACTG TGATATTGTCGTGGAATATGATGAAACCATGAAAAAGCTAGCGGGAAAGTTAATGGGCCTCATGTTGGACTCTCTCGGCATTTCAAAGGAGGAACTCAAATGGGCCTGCCCCAATAAGGGCCCATTATTCAAAGACACATGCGGTGCCTTGCAATTAAACTCCTACCCGACTTGTCCGGATCCGGATC GCATGGGGCTTGCCCCGCATACCGATTCCACCCTCCTCACAATCCTTTACCAAAACAACATCAGCGGGTTGCAGGTTCACCGGGAGAGCACCGGGTGGGTGACGGTGCCGCCGATCCCTGGTGCTCTCGTGGTAAACGTCGGCGACCTCTTCCACATTTTGTCAAACGGGTTATACCCGAGTGTGCTCCATCGGGTTCTGGTGAATCGGAGCAAGCAGCGGTTTTCGGTTGCCTACCTATATGGGCCCCCATCGAATGTAGAGATATGTCCACATGCGAAGCTAGTGGGCCCAACTAGGCCTGCTCTCTATAGGGCAGTGACTTGGAATGAGTACCTTGGCACCAAAGCAAAGCACTTCAATAAAGCACTCTCTTCCTTTCAACTATGTGCACCTAAAAACGGTTTGTTTGATGTAAACGAGTCTCACAAAAATAGTGTCCAAGTGGGTTAA